One window of Triticum dicoccoides isolate Atlit2015 ecotype Zavitan chromosome 5A, WEW_v2.0, whole genome shotgun sequence genomic DNA carries:
- the LOC119303684 gene encoding uncharacterized protein LOC119303684, with product MAAARVVACLLAAVMCLSCGAAAAARSPEARMHRHLKRLNKPAVKSIESPDGDIIDCVHISHQPAFDHPFLKNHTIQMRPSYHPEGLYDESKANVASSGDGERPMVQLWHRNGRCAPGTVPVRRTKKDDLMRASSMRRYGRKHKPTVANPMSVDLAMLNEGGHQHAISYVQGEKYYGAKATINVWEPKIEQPNEFSLSQLWILGGSFGEDLNSIEAGWQVSPDLYGDNNTRLFTYWTSDAYQATGCYNMLCSGFVQINNEVAMGASIFPISGYSGSQYDISILIWKDPKEGHWWMQFGKEYVLGYWPSFLFSYLADSASMIEWGGEVVNSQAEGVHTSTQMGSGHFPEEGFGKASYFKNIQVVDSTNNLKAPHGMGTFTEQSNCYDVQNGNNADWGSYFYYGGPGRSANCQ from the exons ATGGCCGCTGCGCGCGTCGTCGCGTGCCTGCTGGCGGCGGTGATGTGCCTCTCGTGTGGGGCGGCGGCCGCCGCCAGGTCGCCGGAGGCCCGGATGCACCGCCACCTCAAGCGCCTCAACAAGCCGGCCGTCAAGAGCATCGAG AGCCCTGACGGGGACATCATAGACTGCGTGCACATCTCGCACCAGCCGGCCTTCGACCACCCGTTCCTCAAGAACCACACCATCCAG ATGAGGCCGAGCTATCACCCGGAGGGCCTGTACGACGAGTCCAAGGCCAATGTGGcctcctccggcgacggcgagcggccGATGGTTCAGCTCTGGCACCGCAACGGCAGGTGCGCACCGGGCACCGTCCCGGTCCGGAGGACCAAGAAGGACGACCTGATGCGCGCGAGCTCGATGCGGCGCTACGGCAGGAAGCACAAGCCCACGGTGGCGAACCCGATGTCGGTCGATCTCGCCATGCTCAACGAGGGCGGCCATCAA CACGCGATATCATACGTTCAGGGCGAGAAGTACTACGGCGCCAAGGCGACGATCAACGTGTGGGAGCCCAAGATCGAGCAGCCCAACGAGTTCAGCCTGTCCCAGCTGTGGATCTTGGGGGGCTCCTTCGGCGAGGACCTCAACAGCATCGAGGCTGGCTGGCAG GTTAGCCCGGACCTCTATGGGGACAACAATACAAGACTGTTCACCTACTGGACT AGTGATGCGTACCAGGCAACAGGGTGCTACAACATGCTGTGCTCAGGGTTCGTCCAGATCAACAACGAGGTGGCCATGGGGGCCAGCATCTTCCCCATCTCGGGCTACTCCGGCTCGCAGTACGACATCAGCATACTCATCTGGAAG GATCCGAAGGAGGGTCACTGGTGGATGCAGTTTGGCAAGGAGTACGTGCTGGGTTACTGGCCGTCGTTCCTGTTCTCGTACCTGGCGGACAGCGCGTCGATGATCGAGTGGGGCGGGGAGGTGGTGAACTCGCAGGCGGAGGGGGTGCACACGTCGACGCAGATGGGCAGCGGGCACTTCCCGGAGGAGGGGTTCGGCAAGGCGAGCTACTTCAAGAACATCCAGGTGGTGGACAGCACCAACAACCTCAAGGCGCCCCATGGCATGGGCACCTTCACGGAGCAGTCCAACTGCTACGACGTGCAGAACGGCAACAACGCCGACTGGGGCTCCTACTTCTACTACGGCGGCCCCGGCCGGAGCGCCAACTGCCAGTGA